A DNA window from uncultured Methanoregula sp. contains the following coding sequences:
- the eif1A gene encoding translation initiation factor eIF-1A: protein MTDKKPGAPPGDEVIRVKLPQKRNREMFGFAELMMGANHIRVRCFDGVTRMGRIKGKIKKKVWIREGDILIVIPWNFQDEKCDIIYRYTGPQVEWLRRNNYL, encoded by the coding sequence GGGAGCTCCCCCGGGAGACGAGGTAATCCGGGTCAAGCTGCCCCAGAAGCGCAACCGCGAGATGTTCGGTTTTGCCGAACTGATGATGGGCGCCAATCATATCCGGGTCCGCTGTTTCGATGGCGTGACGAGGATGGGACGGATAAAGGGCAAGATCAAGAAGAAAGTCTGGATCCGCGAAGGGGATATCCTCATCGTCATCCCCTGGAATTTCCAGGATGAGAAGTGCGATATCATTTACCGGTATACCGGGCCGCAGGTTGAATGGCTCCGGCGCAACAACTACCTCTGA